The following proteins are co-located in the Dietzia timorensis genome:
- the ilvD gene encoding dihydroxy-acid dehydratase produces MPPLRSRTSTAGRNAAGARALWRATGMQDSDFGKPIIAIANSYTQFVPGHVHLKNVGDIVAEKVKEAGGVPREFNTIAVDDGIAMGHSGMLYSLPSREIIADSVEYMVNAHTADALVCISNCDKITPGMLNAAMRLNIPVVFVSGGPMESGSAVVVDGIARSGSDLITAISASANDNVTDEQLSTIEESACPTCGSCSGMFTANSMNCLTEALGLSLPGNGSTLATHVARRQLFEKAGEKIVEISNRYYQDGDESVLPRSVANKAAFRNAMTLDVAMGGSTNTVLHILAAAQEGEIDFDLSDIEDVSRHTPCLSKVAPNSEYYMEHVHRAGGIPRILGELARGGLLDMNTHSVHSDSMESYLSEWDLRADNPSEEARELFYAAPGGVRTTEPFSTDNRWVSLDVDAENGCIHSMEHPCTEEGGLVVLRGNIAPNGSVFKTAGVDEESFRFTGPARVVESQEEAVSVILKKVIQPGDVLVVRYEGPAGGPGMQEMLHPTAFLKGAGLGKKCALITDGRFSGGSSGLSIGHIAPEAAAGGPIGLIQDGDIVTIDVYERRIHAEISSDELERRRAEMEAKDKPWRPASRERHVSQALRAYAWMASSADKGAVRIVPD; encoded by the coding sequence CGCTATCGCCAACTCGTATACGCAGTTCGTACCCGGACACGTGCACCTCAAGAACGTCGGCGACATCGTCGCCGAGAAGGTCAAAGAAGCCGGTGGTGTGCCGCGAGAGTTCAACACGATCGCGGTTGACGACGGCATCGCCATGGGGCATTCGGGCATGCTCTATTCCCTGCCGAGCCGAGAGATCATCGCCGATTCTGTCGAGTACATGGTCAACGCACACACCGCCGACGCCCTCGTGTGCATCTCGAATTGCGACAAGATCACGCCCGGCATGCTCAACGCGGCGATGCGGCTCAATATCCCGGTCGTGTTCGTCTCCGGTGGACCGATGGAGTCCGGGTCCGCCGTGGTCGTCGACGGCATCGCGCGTTCGGGATCGGACCTGATCACCGCGATTTCCGCGTCCGCGAACGATAACGTCACCGACGAGCAACTGTCCACGATCGAGGAATCGGCGTGCCCGACGTGTGGCTCGTGCTCGGGCATGTTCACGGCTAACTCGATGAACTGCCTGACCGAGGCCCTGGGCTTGTCTCTCCCCGGAAACGGATCGACCCTTGCGACCCACGTCGCGCGCCGCCAACTGTTCGAGAAGGCCGGCGAGAAAATCGTGGAGATCTCCAACCGCTACTACCAGGACGGCGACGAGTCAGTGCTCCCCCGGTCCGTTGCGAATAAGGCCGCCTTCCGCAACGCCATGACCCTGGACGTGGCCATGGGCGGTTCGACGAACACCGTGCTCCACATTCTCGCCGCAGCGCAGGAGGGTGAGATCGACTTCGACCTTTCCGACATCGAGGATGTCTCCCGCCATACCCCGTGTCTGTCCAAGGTCGCGCCCAACTCCGAGTACTACATGGAACACGTGCACCGTGCCGGCGGCATTCCGCGGATCCTAGGCGAACTCGCTCGTGGTGGCCTGCTCGACATGAACACTCATTCCGTGCACTCCGATTCCATGGAGTCCTATCTCTCCGAATGGGACCTTCGCGCTGATAACCCCAGCGAGGAGGCACGCGAGCTGTTCTACGCGGCACCGGGAGGTGTTCGGACGACCGAGCCGTTCTCCACGGACAACCGTTGGGTCTCGCTCGACGTCGATGCCGAGAACGGCTGCATCCACTCGATGGAGCACCCGTGCACCGAGGAGGGCGGATTGGTCGTGCTTCGGGGCAATATCGCCCCGAACGGATCGGTGTTCAAGACCGCGGGCGTCGACGAGGAAAGCTTCCGGTTCACCGGCCCGGCGCGCGTGGTCGAGTCGCAGGAGGAGGCCGTGTCGGTCATTCTCAAGAAGGTCATCCAGCCCGGCGACGTGCTCGTCGTCCGCTACGAAGGTCCCGCGGGAGGACCGGGCATGCAGGAGATGCTTCACCCCACGGCGTTCCTCAAGGGCGCTGGCCTGGGTAAGAAGTGCGCGCTCATCACCGATGGCCGTTTCTCCGGCGGCTCGTCCGGGTTGTCCATCGGGCACATCGCGCCCGAAGCGGCGGCAGGCGGCCCTATTGGGCTGATTCAGGACGGCGACATCGTCACGATCGACGTGTACGAGCGCAGGATCCACGCCGAGATCTCCTCGGACGAGCTCGAGCGTCGCCGCGCCGAGATGGAGGCCAAGGACAAGCCGTGGCGCCCGGCCTCGCGCGAGCGCCACGTGTCGCAGGCGCTGCGTGCCTACGCGTGGATGGCGTCCTCGGCAGATAAGGGCGCAGTGCGCATCGTGCCGGACTAA
- a CDS encoding DoxX family protein, which produces MKLPFGLGKNSPDSEPGRVDPNVDPNQAAGAENETTRMPAAGSSSASASAQGKSPAQASNAAPNPGERAAPQAVGAPKSKSRWPLGKDSERQAATGAGAASSAPAAGATGKDGGAPIAEKPISLDGDSASAPQAPETSPTASMSTQKSAAAGAGGAAAGGAAASATAATGASGSQAPDDSATAAIPVEEMPQAPRTESTSVPKQASPDAQTQEFAPKSSAQAPKDGEESSSGGTAGKAAAAGAAGAGGLGLGALIGSKSKDSGERADPDARTQAFAQSQNANETQTQSVGATGEGHSGMTTDNSHNQTTAFPTAGYNYADFDENTQGYDYDGADGQVAPVAATEPAAKPVRGTADFGLFVLRVVVAALLGLHSLRIVFGLFGGPGFDGMTEVFSSAGFDQAQALSYGFGIAGLVAAVILLLGIVTPIGATVLLALVGLSAALTLASTGGATILGGSDLSGAPGGGLELHILYAAALLTILFAGGGRWGLDAGRKWAAAPKWSGFLGIIVAVAAVIVVWYLLNGSNPLSS; this is translated from the coding sequence GTGAAACTTCCATTCGGCTTAGGCAAGAATTCTCCCGACTCCGAACCCGGCCGCGTGGATCCGAACGTGGATCCGAACCAGGCGGCAGGTGCGGAGAACGAAACGACGCGGATGCCGGCGGCGGGCAGCAGCTCGGCGTCGGCCTCCGCGCAGGGCAAATCCCCGGCGCAGGCATCGAACGCCGCCCCCAACCCGGGCGAGCGTGCCGCACCCCAGGCCGTAGGCGCTCCCAAGAGCAAATCTCGATGGCCGCTGGGGAAGGACTCCGAAAGGCAGGCTGCGACGGGTGCTGGCGCGGCCTCGTCCGCCCCTGCAGCGGGAGCCACAGGCAAGGATGGGGGCGCCCCTATCGCGGAGAAGCCGATCTCGCTTGATGGCGATTCGGCGTCCGCTCCGCAGGCTCCCGAAACGTCCCCCACCGCGTCCATGTCGACACAGAAGTCGGCCGCAGCGGGTGCCGGTGGGGCAGCCGCAGGCGGTGCTGCTGCCAGCGCAACCGCGGCAACGGGCGCGAGTGGGTCCCAGGCTCCGGACGATTCGGCCACCGCGGCGATTCCGGTGGAGGAGATGCCGCAGGCTCCGCGGACGGAGTCGACCTCGGTGCCGAAGCAGGCATCGCCGGATGCGCAGACCCAGGAGTTTGCCCCGAAGTCCTCGGCGCAGGCGCCGAAGGATGGCGAGGAGTCCAGTTCCGGCGGAACCGCGGGTAAGGCAGCGGCCGCCGGTGCCGCGGGGGCAGGCGGTCTCGGCCTGGGCGCGCTGATCGGATCGAAATCGAAGGATTCCGGAGAGAGAGCCGATCCCGACGCGCGGACACAGGCATTCGCTCAGTCCCAGAATGCGAACGAGACCCAGACCCAGTCTGTCGGTGCGACCGGCGAAGGACACTCAGGTATGACCACCGACAATTCCCATAACCAGACCACCGCGTTCCCGACGGCCGGATACAACTACGCGGACTTCGACGAAAACACGCAAGGTTACGACTACGACGGAGCTGACGGTCAGGTTGCACCCGTCGCCGCGACAGAGCCGGCCGCGAAGCCGGTTCGAGGCACCGCGGATTTCGGACTGTTCGTTCTCCGTGTCGTTGTTGCCGCGCTGCTCGGGCTGCACTCGCTGCGCATCGTCTTCGGACTATTCGGTGGTCCCGGGTTCGACGGCATGACGGAGGTGTTCTCGAGCGCGGGATTCGACCAGGCTCAGGCACTTTCGTACGGATTCGGCATCGCCGGTCTCGTCGCCGCGGTCATTCTCCTTCTCGGGATCGTCACGCCCATCGGGGCGACCGTCCTCCTCGCTCTCGTCGGGCTGAGCGCCGCACTCACGCTGGCCTCCACGGGAGGTGCGACGATCCTCGGCGGCAGCGACTTGTCCGGAGCGCCGGGCGGCGGCCTCGAGCTACACATTCTCTACGCTGCCGCGCTGCTCACGATCCTGTTCGCCGGCGGCGGCCGTTGGGGTCTCGATGCCGGCCGCAAGTGGGCGGCTGCGCCGAAGTGGTCGGGCTTCCTCGGGATCATCGTCGCCGTAGCGGCGGTCATCGTGGTGTGGTACCTGCTCAACGGAAGTAACCCGCTGTCTTCCTAG